The bacterium genome includes a window with the following:
- a CDS encoding DUF2190 family protein, whose product MAIKGEFLGKIIPVVNDSQAVIEPYRVLTYNAGKISKAASNSTFYVGVSSYNNLYGTDGETPDGEVIDVVIDGVAYIVSATDITEVGTEVYAANDGKVDIEGSLKVGIALTTAELDGLVLVLLK is encoded by the coding sequence ATGGCTATAAAAGGCGAATTCTTAGGTAAAATTATTCCAGTAGTTAATGATTCACAAGCAGTAATAGAGCCTTATAGGGTTCTGACTTATAATGCAGGTAAAATATCAAAAGCGGCAAGTAATTCAACTTTTTATGTAGGAGTCTCAAGTTATAATAATCTTTATGGAACAGATGGCGAAACACCAGACGGCGAAGTTATTGATGTAGTTATTGATGGAGTTGCTTATATAGTTTCTGCTACTGATATTACGGAAGTTGGAACTGAAGTTTATGCAGCTAATGATGGAAAAGTTGATATAGAAGGTAGTTTAAAAGTTGGGATTGCTTTAACTACAGCAGAATTAGATGGATTAGTTTTAGTTTTACTTAAATAA
- a CDS encoding phage protease — MIENILNSLNEFEDYDELVSFITKKMTELKNKFNFKDFINSLKELNSDEEVVKQLNEQIQLFQNYGYPVSLISQLQAIVGLKKKEEIIKALEDLISKLEGYGYPPTCGYPSCYGYPPIAKASETVNLTDIEIFKVGDYGTKGKYTMEDLETILKNFYDLKDKLRVPVKLGHESFGFEMPAVGWVSDLRIDKDKGVLLADFSYVPKTIAELIKNKAYRNVSAEIYLDEIEGKKPPILRGVAILGVSQPEVKGLEELRVLYNNEEKRISIINSENLNETKIKTNDEVEKLKMELLNLKTEKFIEEHNEKILPKDRELVKTILINLDKEDKFVKFQEKDLKLSDLFKLFIINLPKLIYYEEIVKQKDISEDEKMISDIENISKQKNISFIEAWKEYIKEKEIFK, encoded by the coding sequence ATGATAGAAAACATTCTGAATAGTTTAAATGAGTTTGAAGATTATGATGAACTTGTTTCTTTTATAACTAAAAAAATGACTGAATTAAAAAATAAATTTAATTTCAAAGATTTTATTAACTCACTCAAAGAATTGAATTCTGATGAAGAAGTTGTTAAACAACTGAATGAACAGATTCAATTATTCCAAAATTATGGATATCCAGTTTCATTGATTTCACAACTTCAAGCTATAGTTGGATTAAAGAAGAAAGAAGAAATCATTAAAGCACTTGAAGATTTAATCTCAAAATTAGAAGGTTATGGATATCCGCCTACTTGTGGTTATCCTTCTTGTTATGGATATCCTCCAATAGCAAAAGCATCTGAAACTGTTAACTTAACTGATATTGAGATTTTTAAAGTCGGTGACTATGGAACAAAAGGCAAATATACAATGGAAGATTTAGAAACTATTCTTAAGAATTTCTATGACCTAAAAGATAAGCTCAGAGTTCCTGTTAAACTGGGACACGAATCTTTTGGATTTGAAATGCCAGCTGTTGGTTGGGTATCTGATTTAAGGATAGACAAAGATAAAGGTGTTTTATTAGCTGATTTCAGTTATGTTCCAAAAACAATAGCTGAATTGATAAAAAATAAAGCTTATAGAAATGTATCAGCAGAAATATACTTGGATGAAATAGAAGGTAAAAAACCCCCAATTTTAAGAGGAGTTGCGATTTTAGGTGTTAGTCAACCTGAAGTTAAAGGTCTTGAAGAATTAAGAGTTTTATATAATAACGAGGAAAAACGAATTTCTATTATAAACTCTGAAAATCTTAATGAAACTAAAATTAAAACAAATGATGAAGTGGAAAAATTGAAAATGGAATTATTAAATCTAAAAACTGAAAAATTTATTGAAGAACATAATGAAAAGATTTTGCCTAAAGATAGAGAATTGGTTAAAACTATCTTAATTAATCTTGATAAAGAAGATAAATTTGTTAAATTTCAAGAAAAAGACCTGAAACTTTCAGATTTATTTAAACTATTTATTATAAATTTGCCTAAATTAATTTATTATGAAGAGATAGTCAAACAAAAGGATATCTCTGAAGATGAAAAAATGATTTCTGATATAGAGAATATCAGTAAACAGAAAAATATAAGTTTCATAGAAGCTTGGAAAGAATATATTAAAGAAAAAGAAATCTTTAAATAA